CGGTACTCACGCGGGCATACAGCGCGATCTCAGCTCGATACCTCGAGCGCCCGTGTTCGGTTGCGCCTTCCACTGTAACGCACACCACGCGAGGGTGAAGTTATGGGTTAGGCGATTGACCGAGGGGACATCGGCAAGCAACATCAGGGAGTCACTAAATAGCTTGTCTGGGGTACGGGTTAGACTAGGCAGCATGATCGATCAGAAGCTCCTAGAGATCCTCGTGTGCCCCATCGACAAGCAGGCGCTGGAGGATCACGGCGACTATTTGGTGAACCCAAGGCTGAACAAGGCCTATCCGGTGCAGGATGATATTCCGGTCATGCTGGTCGACGAAGCCAAGGACTGGCCCATTAAGTAGAGCGCCGCGCTCTGGAAAGACAACACGTAATAGGGAACAAGGGAGCACCTACGTATGAGCAACACCACGAACATTATCGATGAACTGCAATGGCGCGGGCTGATCAACCAGTCCACAGATCTGGAGGCATTGAAGGAAGCCGCAGAGAGCCCGATCAGCTTGTACTGCGGTTTTGACCCGACGGGAAGCTCGCTGCACGCTGGCCACCTCGTGCCGCTGATTATGC
The window above is part of the Corynebacterium accolens genome. Proteins encoded here:
- a CDS encoding Trm112 family protein; the protein is MIDQKLLEILVCPIDKQALEDHGDYLVNPRLNKAYPVQDDIPVMLVDEAKDWPIK